TGCGGCGGCGTCCCCACGGCGGATCGTCATCCAGGCGTCCACTGGGGAGCTACTGCGCTGCTTGGGGGACTTTGTATGTCGCCGCTGCTACAAGCTGAAGGAGCTGAACAGTGGCGAGGTGATCCTGTGGTTCCGCAACATTGACAGGACTCTTTTGCTGCAAGGATGGCAGGACCAGGGCTTCATCACGCCGGCTAACGTGGTGTTCGTGTACCTGCTGTGCGAAGCCACCCTGGAGGAGAGCGTGGCCAGCCCGGCTGAGCTACAGGGCGCCTTCCAGACCTGCTTATACCTGGCCTACTCCTACATGGGCAACGAGATCTCGTACCCACTCAAGCCCTTCATGATGGAGGCCAACAAAGACGTGTTCTGGGAGACCTCGCTTGGCATCATCGAGCGGCTCAGCGGCAAAATGCTACGGCTCAATGCAGACCCGCACTTTTTCACCGAGGTCTTTCAGGAGCTCAAGAGCCAGCGAGACTGTAACGATGCCGGCCTGGACCGCTGACTCGTCATCGGTGGTCCGATCGGCAAAGAGAACAAAGGAAACCCACTCAAGTGCGGCTTTGAATGTAGTAAAAGG
Above is a window of Stigmatopora nigra isolate UIUO_SnigA chromosome 11, RoL_Snig_1.1, whole genome shotgun sequence DNA encoding:
- the cdk5r2b gene encoding cyclin-dependent kinase 5 activator 2b — its product is MGTVLSISPATKKAMDADVSSDGTKVDKSLKRPSVFVSLSWKKLVASSAKKSAKKVTPNPNPNPPCPAVVARRNSENARKTQQTEERKQRAPIPVPVPTVPTRKTPPVQKPVGNPSVSTAAASPRRIVIQASTGELLRCLGDFVCRRCYKLKELNSGEVILWFRNIDRTLLLQGWQDQGFITPANVVFVYLLCEATLEESVASPAELQGAFQTCLYLAYSYMGNEISYPLKPFMMEANKDVFWETSLGIIERLSGKMLRLNADPHFFTEVFQELKSQRDCNDAGLDR